The proteins below are encoded in one region of Spirochaetota bacterium:
- a CDS encoding SpoIIE family protein phosphatase codes for MNLPFRIPSLLIIAVLTVSASACSPSYDGKNQPLARNGVLDVRNWDFDRDGPVSLSGEWLLYQNEILKPENCNDEGCGRTSGITMLPAGRSRHSVAGQVLTASGSATYRLTVLLNERYDRRILAIKISEMRSAKRFYVNNSLVSSTGVVAGNEKDERFGTSVAVKSFVPGASRLSILMAISNHTYSYEGPENPVLLGTEEQITGIMKGTVSKDLFIFGSLMMIFLFYLNMYILRRTEKSFLYFSLYCLAVGIFGMTTGDTNILVFFPSLTAEQIYFLIHASFYCSIPVFLRFLFWLFPGVIPLTFARIVDPLPLLFLAVEALLPYRLYATTGYIYQLLSVAVVAVTIFFLVRALLKGYKGMRVFLSGFVILIAAFINDLLFYNKVIITGYFITQGLMLFIIFQSLILSYRFTRAYATVETLHGELAALNEDLAEKVKERTEELDAALTEMGSMNETLASANKSLEEAGRIAERDMRMATYVQNAIIFKEPPQTGEWDVACSYRPMAGVSGDFYDFYTLGGSLAGIAIFDVSGHGISSGLVTMIAKTLLFRLFRDYHDSEFNSIFNRFNQDLYYDIGRAHYYLTGLLLKLEGNAVHFLNAGHHDMLLRDAGGVKPASCSEPDGRSGFILGVKLEDYTCDMTSITLQEGDVLALFTDGMVEARNEDEELFDVSRISKALAEAPGSSSREILDHILERFNEFTGNTAIRDDITVIIMRRR; via the coding sequence GTGAATCTACCTTTTCGCATTCCCTCGTTACTCATTATCGCGGTCCTTACCGTTTCCGCCTCTGCCTGTTCACCATCATATGACGGCAAAAATCAGCCTTTGGCCCGCAACGGGGTCCTTGACGTGCGGAACTGGGACTTTGACCGTGATGGTCCGGTGAGCCTGTCCGGGGAATGGCTGCTCTACCAGAACGAGATCCTCAAACCGGAAAACTGCAATGACGAGGGATGCGGCCGCACCTCTGGTATCACCATGCTGCCGGCGGGCAGGAGCCGGCATTCGGTAGCCGGGCAGGTCCTTACGGCCAGTGGATCGGCGACCTATCGTCTCACGGTCCTCCTCAATGAGCGCTATGACCGGCGTATCTTAGCAATCAAGATATCGGAAATGAGATCGGCCAAGCGGTTTTATGTGAACAATTCCCTGGTGAGCTCCACGGGCGTAGTGGCCGGTAATGAAAAAGACGAACGGTTCGGAACCTCCGTGGCGGTGAAGAGCTTCGTGCCCGGCGCTTCCCGGCTGTCGATTCTTATGGCGATCTCCAATCATACCTATTCATACGAGGGTCCTGAAAATCCGGTGCTCCTGGGCACTGAAGAGCAGATAACCGGCATCATGAAGGGAACGGTTTCCAAGGACCTGTTCATCTTCGGGAGCCTCATGATGATATTCCTGTTTTATCTCAACATGTATATTCTGCGCCGGACGGAAAAATCCTTCCTGTATTTCAGCCTGTATTGCCTTGCCGTGGGGATATTCGGCATGACTACCGGCGATACCAATATACTTGTTTTCTTTCCGTCCCTTACGGCCGAGCAGATATATTTCCTGATACACGCGAGCTTTTATTGCTCCATACCGGTTTTTCTGCGCTTTCTCTTCTGGCTCTTTCCCGGCGTAATTCCGTTGACCTTTGCGAGGATCGTCGATCCCCTGCCGCTGCTTTTTCTCGCCGTGGAAGCGCTGCTGCCATACCGCCTGTATGCCACAACGGGATATATATACCAGCTGCTCTCCGTGGCGGTGGTCGCCGTGACCATCTTTTTCCTGGTCAGGGCACTTTTAAAAGGGTACAAGGGGATGAGGGTATTCCTCTCCGGATTTGTGATTCTCATCGCGGCGTTTATAAATGATCTGCTATTCTACAACAAGGTCATAATCACCGGGTATTTCATAACGCAGGGATTGATGCTCTTTATCATTTTCCAGTCGCTGATCCTGTCCTATCGCTTCACCAGGGCATACGCCACGGTGGAAACGCTCCATGGCGAACTCGCGGCCCTGAACGAGGACCTGGCGGAAAAAGTGAAGGAGCGAACCGAGGAGCTTGACGCCGCCCTCACCGAGATGGGAAGCATGAACGAAACCCTCGCCTCGGCAAACAAGTCCCTGGAAGAGGCCGGCCGGATTGCCGAGCGCGACATGCGAATGGCCACCTACGTCCAGAACGCGATCATCTTCAAGGAACCGCCGCAGACCGGGGAGTGGGATGTCGCCTGCAGTTATCGTCCCATGGCCGGCGTGTCGGGGGATTTCTACGATTTTTATACTTTAGGAGGCAGCCTGGCCGGCATAGCGATTTTCGACGTATCGGGCCATGGCATATCATCGGGCCTGGTCACCATGATAGCAAAGACCCTTCTGTTCAGGCTGTTTCGCGATTACCATGATTCTGAATTCAACTCTATTTTCAACAGGTTCAACCAGGACCTGTACTATGACATTGGGCGGGCGCATTATTATCTAACCGGGTTGCTGCTCAAACTGGAGGGTAACGCTGTTCATTTCCTCAATGCAGGCCACCACGATATGCTGCTAAGGGATGCCGGTGGCGTCAAGCCGGCAAGTTGCAGCGAGCCCGACGGCCGATCCGGTTTCATCCTGGGCGTAAAACTTGAAGATTATACCTGCGATATGACGAGTATTACGTTGCAGGAGGGTGATGTGCTGGCCCTTTTCACGGATGGTATGGTCGAGGCCAGGAACGAGGATGAGGAGTTGTTCGATGTCAGTCGTATTTCAAAGGCCCTGGCCGAAGCGCCCGGGTCCTCTTCACGGGAGATCCTGGACCACATTCTCGAACGGTTCAATGAATTCACCGGGAATACGGCAATTAGGGACGACATTACGGTCATAATAATGCGCCGCCGGTGA